One window from the genome of Chloroflexaceae bacterium encodes:
- a CDS encoding GTP-binding protein has protein sequence MTSPPLTIVTGFLGSGKTTLLRALLERGAGGRRPGLVVNELGQIGLDGSILEQAGAAPLVELTGGCVCCEAGSDFLLAVEELADYAPDCIVVETTGLAEPGGIIRRARSAGLPLDAVVAVADAANLAAALNASPVAEWQLRAADLIIVSKVDLVTAAERAAVTERLRALNSRAAIVPASYGQVPPDLLFGPRLDHADPSPRPDHLRQDAFSSLSWSSDIPLRRAALEAALRDFGAAVFRAKGIVHCTDAPWPDEVQLVCGRLSFTPLRPRAPLTPLNRIVLLGPALDARAEQYAATLDACADDPVRAVAWRARYAALFDP, from the coding sequence ATGACCAGCCCGCCCCTCACCATCGTCACCGGCTTCCTGGGCAGCGGCAAGACGACCCTGCTACGGGCCTTGCTGGAGCGCGGCGCAGGCGGGCGCCGGCCTGGTCTGGTGGTCAACGAACTGGGGCAGATCGGCCTCGATGGGAGCATCCTCGAACAGGCGGGCGCGGCGCCCCTCGTCGAACTGACCGGCGGCTGCGTATGCTGCGAAGCAGGCAGCGACTTCTTGCTGGCCGTCGAAGAACTTGCCGATTACGCCCCCGATTGCATCGTGGTCGAGACCACCGGCCTGGCCGAGCCAGGGGGGATCATCCGGCGCGCCCGTAGCGCCGGACTGCCGCTCGATGCGGTCGTGGCCGTGGCCGACGCCGCCAACCTTGCGGCAGCCCTCAACGCCTCGCCAGTGGCCGAATGGCAACTCCGCGCCGCTGATCTGATCATCGTCAGCAAGGTGGATCTGGTTACAGCCGCCGAACGCGCTGCAGTTACGGAGCGCCTCCGCGCCCTCAATTCCCGCGCAGCGATCGTTCCGGCAAGCTACGGGCAGGTTCCGCCCGATCTGCTCTTCGGCCCGCGCCTCGACCACGCTGATCCGTCCCCCAGGCCCGACCATCTGCGGCAGGACGCCTTCAGCAGCCTGTCGTGGAGCAGCGACATCCCCCTGCGGCGCGCGGCGCTCGAAGCGGCTCTGCGGGACTTCGGCGCCGCCGTCTTCCGCGCCAAGGGCATCGTCCACTGCACCGACGCCCCCTGGCCCGACGAGGTGCAGCTCGTGTGCGGGCGCCTGAGCTTTACTCCTCTGCGCCCCCGCGCCCCGCTGACGCCCCTGAACCGGATCGTCCTCCTGGGGCCGGCGCTTGACGCCCGGGCGGAGCAGTATGCCGCGACCCTCGACGCCTGCGCCGATGACCCCGTCCGCGCCGTCGCCTGGCGGGCGCGCTACGCCGCCCTGTTTGACCCGTAG
- a CDS encoding carotenoid 1,2-hydratase, giving the protein MLLRWLGWFAATMLLAACAAPARPEIRARIDAAATLSSGDAGFARALAPRPFVFPRDHGPHPEYQIEWWYYTGNLSAGERRFGYQLTFFRSELTPRPVARESAWGATSVYMAHLALSDVARGRFYAYERFSRGAAGLAGASGEPFRVFLEDWSADGSGPEGMTMRLRAAEGEVALDLTLESLKPPALQGDQGLSQKGPTPGNASYYYSLTRMATTGTIRVGDQTHAVNGLSWMDHEWGTSALEAGAVGWDWFSLQLDDGYDLMYAQVRTPAAVSYSFGSLVDPAGRTTPLDPAGVQLEVLATWRSPASQALYPARWRLSIPALDMRLELEPRLANQELPVSVVYWEGAVRIQGSRQGRPVTGSGYVELTGYATEQGGRF; this is encoded by the coding sequence ATGCTTCTACGCTGGTTGGGCTGGTTCGCTGCCACTATGCTCCTGGCGGCATGCGCAGCCCCCGCACGCCCCGAGATCCGCGCCCGCATTGACGCCGCAGCAACCCTCAGCAGCGGCGACGCTGGCTTCGCCCGCGCCCTCGCGCCGCGCCCTTTCGTCTTTCCGCGCGACCACGGCCCGCATCCGGAGTACCAGATCGAGTGGTGGTACTACACCGGCAACCTCTCCGCTGGCGAGCGCCGGTTCGGCTATCAGTTGACTTTCTTCCGCAGCGAGCTGACTCCCCGGCCCGTCGCCCGCGAGTCGGCCTGGGGCGCAACCAGTGTCTACATGGCCCACCTGGCCCTGAGCGATGTGGCCCGGGGGCGCTTCTACGCCTACGAGCGCTTCAGCCGAGGCGCCGCCGGTCTCGCCGGCGCCTCGGGTGAGCCGTTCCGCGTCTTCCTCGAAGACTGGTCCGCCGACGGTTCCGGCCCCGAGGGTATGACCATGCGCCTGCGCGCCGCCGAGGGCGAGGTGGCCCTCGATCTGACCCTCGAGAGTCTGAAGCCCCCCGCCCTCCAGGGCGATCAGGGCCTCAGCCAGAAGGGGCCAACCCCCGGCAACGCCTCGTATTACTACTCGTTGACCCGCATGGCCACCACGGGCACGATCCGTGTGGGCGATCAGACCCACGCCGTCAATGGGTTGAGCTGGATGGACCACGAGTGGGGCACCAGCGCCCTCGAAGCCGGCGCCGTCGGCTGGGACTGGTTCAGCCTGCAACTCGATGATGGCTATGACCTGATGTACGCCCAGGTGCGCACGCCTGCGGCGGTCAGTTACAGCTTCGGCAGCCTGGTTGACCCGGCGGGCCGCACCACGCCCCTCGACCCTGCCGGGGTGCAACTGGAGGTGCTGGCAACCTGGCGTAGCCCGGCCTCGCAGGCGCTCTACCCCGCCCGCTGGCGCCTGAGCATCCCCGCCCTGGATATGCGCCTGGAGCTTGAGCCGCGCCTGGCCAATCAGGAACTGCCGGTGTCGGTCGTGTACTGGGAGGGGGCGGTGCGCATCCAGGGATCGCGCCAGGGCCGGCCGGTCACCGGTAGCGGGTATGTCGAACTGACCGGCTACGCCACGGAGCAGGGGGGACGCTTCTAA
- a CDS encoding ABC transporter ATP-binding protein: MAEPVIAAEAPQSETSEVILETRALTRVYGEKVPVKALDGVDLQIRRGEVLAIVGPSGSGKSTLLNLIGALDRPTSGEVIVNGTPLSKVRNLDRFRSRTIGFIFQSHNLLPTLTARENVEVPMYELPLRPGQRRARATELLGLVGLAGRRDHLPNQLSGGERQRVAIARALANAPSIVLADEPTGNLDSKNTADIVALLTRLNREQGVTLVIVTHNTEVAAAAQRVITFRDGRILRDVSMSNELERELLELKRSPLGQAILRGDHLPPALAEVAPVLHDLLERV, from the coding sequence ATGGCTGAGCCAGTCATCGCGGCGGAAGCGCCGCAGTCCGAGACCAGCGAGGTTATCCTGGAGACCCGGGCGCTGACCCGTGTGTACGGAGAAAAGGTGCCGGTCAAGGCTCTCGACGGGGTGGATCTGCAGATACGGCGCGGCGAGGTGCTGGCGATTGTCGGTCCCTCTGGCTCGGGCAAGTCCACCCTGCTGAACCTGATCGGGGCGCTCGACCGGCCCACCTCGGGCGAGGTGATTGTCAACGGGACGCCGCTGTCAAAGGTGCGTAACCTCGACCGCTTTCGCAGCCGCACCATCGGCTTTATTTTCCAGAGCCACAACCTCTTGCCAACCCTGACGGCGCGGGAGAATGTCGAGGTGCCGATGTACGAACTGCCGCTGCGGCCGGGGCAGCGCCGCGCCCGCGCCACGGAGTTGCTGGGCCTGGTGGGTCTGGCCGGGCGCCGGGACCATCTGCCGAACCAGCTTTCGGGGGGCGAGCGCCAGCGGGTGGCGATCGCCCGCGCTCTGGCCAATGCGCCCTCGATTGTGCTCGCCGATGAGCCAACGGGCAACCTCGACAGCAAGAATACTGCCGACATCGTGGCCCTGCTGACGCGCCTCAACCGTGAGCAGGGCGTAACGCTGGTGATTGTGACTCACAACACCGAGGTGGCCGCTGCCGCCCAGCGGGTGATCACCTTCCGCGACGGCAGAATCCTGCGCGATGTCTCAATGAGCAACGAGCTTGAGCGCGAGTTGCTGGAGTTGAAACGCTCGCCCCTGGGGCAGGCCATTCTCCGTGGCGATCATCTGCCCCCGGCGCTGGCCGAAGTGGCCCCCGTGCTGCACGATCTGCTGGAACGAGTGTAA